The nucleotide window TATTTTCACTACTAGCTTGTTGTCAGTCTTTGCCTACGTTGCTATAACTAAAAATACTAAATCGCATATGTTTCCAAGAAAATTTAGTTAGGAATTTATATTGGTAGTTTTTAAAATGGTAAGTATTTATTTTTATAATGGTAATTATGCATACTTTCATAAAAAGAAAGAGCATTTACAATAAAACAAATATAGTAAGGAGTAGTTAAAATGACAAACATTTCAAAAGACTTTTATGCTGCAGTAGAAGGAAGACGTACTTATTATGGACTTAGCAAGGAATCTGATGTTTCAGATCAAAGAATTGAAGAAATCATTGCTCATGCTTTAAAGCATACTCCATCCCAGTTTAATACCCAAGCGCAAAGAATCGTCGTCCTATTAGGTGAGAATCATACAGAATTGTGGGATATCGCAACAGAGACATTAAGAAAAATTGTTCCTGCTGATAACTTTGCTCCAACCGAAGAAAGAATGAAAGGTTTCTCCAGTGGGTATGGTACGGTATTATTTTTTGAAGATATGGAAGTGATTGAATCCTTCCAAAAACAACTACCAACATTCGCAGACAACTTTCCTGTTTGGGCACAGCAATCAAACGGAATGCTTCAATATGTTGTTTGGACAGCACTTGAAATAGAAGGATTTGGTGCTTCTCTTCAACATTATAATCCCTTAATTGATGACGAAGTTAAAGGTAAATGGAATATTCCTAGTAAATGGAATTTAATCGCTCAAATGCCATTTGGTAAACCATCCGCTGCTCCAGGTGAAAAACAATATCAGCCAATTGAAAATCGAATTAAAGTGTTTAAGTAATATTTGAATTACTGGAAATAGTGCTAATGAATGAGAAAAATGCTTAAGGAGATAAAATAAATATGGCTAACCTGGATACACCTTTTTCTATAAAAGGATTAACACTCAAAAATAAAATTATTATGCCGCCGATGTGCCAATATTCTGTAGAGGCGGAGGACGGCATTCCAAACGATTGGCATTATGTACATTATGTTTCTCGAGCTGTAGGTGGAACGGGTTTGATCATTATGGAAATGACCGATATTGAACCAGAAGGACGAATTACTAACAAAGATTTAGGCTTGTGGACAGATGAACAAATTCCCGCTTTTGCCCGTATTATTTCTGATGTTCAAAAGTATGGCTCAAAAATTGGCGTGCAGATTGCACACGCTGGCAGAAAAGCCGAAGATGCGCTGTACCCTGTAGGTGCTTCGAATATCCTTGCTCCTTCGGAACATGGTGTTAGTTATAATTCACCAAGAGCACTAACAACTTCCGAAGTGAAAGATATGGTTACTAAATTTAAGGAATCCGTTCGCAGAGCAGTTACGGCAGGATTTGATGTGATTGAGTTGCATGGAGCCCATGGTTACTTAATCCATCAATTTCATTCACCAAGTATTAACAATCGAACTGATGAATACGGTAAGGATTTATCGTTGTTCGGTGTGGAAGTCATTAAAGCAGCGCGTTCCGTAATGCCAAAGGATATGCCATTAATCATGCGGATATCAGCAGTAGAATATATGGATGGCGGTTATGATTTAGAACACTCGCTAACAATTGCTAAGAGCTATAAAGAAGCAGGAGTCGATATATTCGATGTCTCTAGTGGTGGCGATGGACCCCCAGGAAAAGTGAAACCAGCAAATCATTACGGATATCAAGTGCCTTTTGCTCGAGCTTTCCGGGAGACTTTAAAAGCACCGGTGATTGCAGTTGGTAAACTCGACAATCCACATATGGTTGAAGCAACATTAGCCAATGGTGATGCCGACTTGGTTGCTGTTGGTCGTGGTATGCTTGATGATCCTTATTGGGCACTACATGCAATTAGAACTGTTACACGCCAAGTTAACCCTCCAGCGCAATATGTCCGAGGTATTTACGTACGTTAAACAATAGTCGATATAATTATTATTAGGGGCAACCAATTTAATTTGGTTGTCCCCTTTCTTATTGCACTAAACTGCCAATTTTCTTCCTTAAGCTCGTGTTCATTTATTACAGGAATGCTGCCCTGTTTGTGACACAAGAAAGGTTCTCTTCATTTTTTACAGAAATTATGCCATATTAGTACCTGAGCATAAAAAGAAGCATTAATCCTTCCTAGATCAATACTCCCTCATGCAGATACTTTTCCTTCAACCATTCTTTATAATGCTAGTTAGCCATATGACCACAAAGCAAATACTTCAAATATGCAGTGCTTCTTATTGTCTCAGAAGTATAACGCTTATGGATTTTTATCCGTTACATTTCTCCATTTATTGAGTAAACTCCATCGATTATTATTTAGTAGATACATAAAAAAATCTGTAATCCATTTAGGTATAAGTGCTACAGCTAAATATCCCCAAAAAAGCATTAAAAAGTTTTCTTTTCCACCGAAGCGAA belongs to Niallia sp. Man26 and includes:
- a CDS encoding nitroreductase family protein, which encodes MTNISKDFYAAVEGRRTYYGLSKESDVSDQRIEEIIAHALKHTPSQFNTQAQRIVVLLGENHTELWDIATETLRKIVPADNFAPTEERMKGFSSGYGTVLFFEDMEVIESFQKQLPTFADNFPVWAQQSNGMLQYVVWTALEIEGFGASLQHYNPLIDDEVKGKWNIPSKWNLIAQMPFGKPSAAPGEKQYQPIENRIKVFK
- a CDS encoding NADH:flavin oxidoreductase/NADH oxidase — protein: MANLDTPFSIKGLTLKNKIIMPPMCQYSVEAEDGIPNDWHYVHYVSRAVGGTGLIIMEMTDIEPEGRITNKDLGLWTDEQIPAFARIISDVQKYGSKIGVQIAHAGRKAEDALYPVGASNILAPSEHGVSYNSPRALTTSEVKDMVTKFKESVRRAVTAGFDVIELHGAHGYLIHQFHSPSINNRTDEYGKDLSLFGVEVIKAARSVMPKDMPLIMRISAVEYMDGGYDLEHSLTIAKSYKEAGVDIFDVSSGGDGPPGKVKPANHYGYQVPFARAFRETLKAPVIAVGKLDNPHMVEATLANGDADLVAVGRGMLDDPYWALHAIRTVTRQVNPPAQYVRGIYVR